AGGGACTCTGGGCCAGCACTGGGGATTTAAGGCTCCAGCTGGACTCACCTGGACAGGCTGTCAGGTTTTGTCAGGCTCCAGCTGCTCACacctcctcctgtccctgatcCAAAGATGGGAGATGTCtgggtggcagcaggaggggtgACTGTGAGCATTTTGGGGCAGCTTCCCTGTTCCTGCCTGCAGATCTCCGACTTTGGGCTGTCCAAGTGGATGGAGCAATCCAGCAGGATGCAGTACATCGAGAGCTCAGCTCTGAGGGGCACCCTGAGCTACATCCCCCCCGAAATGTTCCTGCAGAACAGCAAACCCCCGGGCATCAAGTACGATGTGTACAGGTGAGGGCTGGCCCAGGGCACCCAGGGGTGTCCCCGAGCTGTGACACCCAGCAAGGGGGGCTGAACACTGCCTCAGGTTGTTACAATTCTGGTTTTCTGCCTCACAGAATGTGGGGAACACACTGGGGTGCCCTGACCTCGGTGGTGAGACTGACAGGGAGGGGGGTTCACTGTGGGTAATCATCATCCCAATGCACCTCCCAAGGGAGCTGCAGGCTGCACTGGCCCAGGTGCCATCACACCCTGTTCCCATGAAAAGGAGTGAGAGCAGAGCCCAAAGAGCCAGTGCTGCTCTTCCATCACAGTCCCTGCTGAGATTGATTGTAAAACCATTCCAATATTGGCTTATCTGCCTCCGTGTTCAGCTTCATTTTGGTCAGGAACGGGCAGAGGAGAGATTTCAGCTTGGCTTTTGCCCTTTTTGGGCGAGGAGCTTTGCAGCACATTCACACGAGCTCCACGTCCATGTCTGGAAATTGCTCAGTTCCTTGGCCTTTGCAGCACAGAGGGCAGGGGCAAGAGGGAAAGGAGGATTTGCACGGCCACAGGGACttgcaggagccaagggcttGAAACCCCAATGTAAATAAAGTGGAAAAAAGGCACTGAGAGCCTGACTGTGCCAGGAAAGGCTCCAAGTCACTCATTCACTGCTCAGACCCTTTGGAAGGTGATGACCCCACTCTGAAGGGAGATACATGAGGCAGAAGCACAAGGCCTGATCCTTGTGGCCTGGGGGATGAAATCCGTCTGCTCTGGGAGATGAAATCCTTCCCTCGTGAAGAACTTCCTTCCTGATCCTCCCATTTCTGCAGAAGGCAGAAGCAATGAGTGCATTCCATGTCCAGGTGCTCACAGTCTCTCCTCTCCCGCAGCTTCGGCATCGTCATCTGGGAGGTGCTCATGCAGAAAAAGCCTTACACAGGTAAACACCgaccctgcagccctggaaggTTCACTGCAGCCCTTTTCCCAGGGAGAGCAcccagggtgtgctgggtttTTGCAGGGGCCAACATGATGGCCATCATCGTGAAGGTGGCAGCGGGGAAGAGGCCGGGGCTGGAGCTCGTCAGGGACGACTGGCCCGGGGAGTGCCACCAGATGGTCGACCTGATGAAGAGGTGCTGGGACCAGGACCCCAAGCAAAGGCCCAGCTTTGCAGGTGGGACTGGGGTGTGCATCAGCCGAGGGTCAGCCCCGTGGGGTGATAAGCAGGGTTTGTGTGCAGTTTTCCCAGTTCCACCCCGAGGTTTAACAGCTGGGTGCCCTTTTGCTGTCACCCATCCCCTcatcccttttccctcccttcccacgTGGGTCCTGCCCGgctctggagctggggcagcctcagaGCTGAactgctgtgccctggcagaTATCCCTGTGGAGACAGatgtgctgctggctctgaTCCAGAGCCTGGTGCAGGACCCGGAGAACGAGCGCCTGGTCAGGAAGATGTCCCACAAACCGGCCATCTCCAGGAGCCAGCAGGTGAGGAGAACCCCCTGAGCCTCTCAGGAAATCCtctgaggctgctccttggTCTTACCAGAACTTGAGGCTCTCTCCCCTCCCAAAGGTGCACCTCAGCACCTTCACTGGGTGGCTGCACAGGCTGTGCCTCTGTAATTCATTGATGGGGATAAGACACTTGCAAATTAATTAACAAATGCATTAAATGATAAAGAGTCGGAGAGGAAAACCCTTTTCTGGACCTGCTCAGGTGAAGTGGGTTTATTATTCAATCACTAAAAGAAACACAAGcaaacacagaatcacagggttCTGTTCACAGCACAAAAAACTAAGGATGTTCCATTTTGAACAACTCTtacagaaatttttttaaaacagttttaaatccatgtttctctggctaagaaaaaaaatcatgcttCTGGATAGTCACAACGTAATCCCAGCTAGTGGAGTAATTATGCCTAGAAAACAGGGAGAGATAGGAGTTGGGAATTATTGGTTTTTAGAGCTGTGCAAGAAACCAGAGGCCTGAAGTAGGGGCTTGGGGGTCCCTAAACAACAAAGGAAATCATTTTGGGATGCTGCCATGCAGTCAGGAAGTGGAATATGGGTGTGTTTGGGAGCAAATGAGCACAAGGAGGAAAAGCTCATGGATACCCATAGATCATCTTCATGTTCCCCCATTCCTGCTGCGACGTGATTGGCTTAGCTGAGTTTTGGGTGCCAAAACAGCATTGGATAAAAAACTCTCAAATGATGACAAaaaactgcagagcagcagcaaagggctgGGTGCAAACATTACAGAATGGAAATAAACACtattttatccttctttcctcctttctgaAAAAAAGGGTGACAAAGAGGAGTTCACCTTCCCCCGAGACACCAGGAGTGGGGGTAAGTAGAGGACTGGCTTTAGAATTGCAAAGGAAAGAAGGGGAAGCTATAAAAGTTGTCTGTTTTGTTGTAGAAGGATGTGGCTCATAAGGTTTTCCTTGTGGGGGACATTTCAAATTAAGGAAAATTTTAAGTTAAGGAAAAATTTAAGTTAAGGAAAAATGAACTGTTCGGGAAATAGGTACTGTGAGAGAGAGGCTAAATGTCCCAGTGCATGTGTGGCATTATTTTACATTCTTCATCTCTCAAATGACTCAATTTCATGTCATTCTACAAAGAGTCACAGGCTCTCCTCCCTTCCTGGCaatttttcactctttttctcccattttgcGTCCCTGCCTTTAGGAAAGGACCCCCAGGAGGTTCCTCTCCCCCCTCCACACGGGGAGGCCGGCAGCCCCGAGGAGCTGGGGCccgaggagctgggcagggtgcAGGAGAACGgcctgaccctgctgcacctgctggtgctgcagggcaaCGTGGCCAGGGTGCGCTTGCTGCtgggccgcggggccggcgtcaacggcgcggcgggcggcggctgcaccccgctgctgctggccgTGCAGCGCCGGCTCCCCGAGCTCTGCGCCGTCCTCATCGAGCACGGCGCCGACGTCAACGCGGCCGACGAGGACGGCTGGAGCCCGCTGCACTTCGCGGCCCAGCACGGCGACGACCGCGCCGTGCGGCTGCTGCTGGACCACCAGGCCCGCGTGGACGCGCAGGAGCGCGACGGGTGGACGCCGCTGCACCTGGCGGCGCAGAACAACTTTGAGAACGTGGCGCGGGTGCTGCTGTCGCGCCAGGCCGACTGCAACACGCAGGAGGTGGACGGCAAGACCGCCCTGCACGTGGCCGCGTGCTTCGGGCACGTCGGCCTGGTCAAGCTGCTGGCCAGCCAGGGCGCCGACCTGGAGAGGAAGCAGAAGAACCTCAGGACGCCGCTGCACGTGGCCGTGGAGAGGGGCAAGTTCAGGGTGGTGCAGTACCTGCTGAAGAACGGCATCTCCGTCAACAGCCTGGACCAGAACCACTACAGCGCCCTGCACCTGGCCGTGGTCAGGGGCAAGTACCTGATCTGCGAGAAACTCATCAAATACGGGGCCAACGTGGAGCTGAGGACGGACAAAGGCTGGACGCCGCTGCACCTGGCCTCCTTCAAGGGGCACATCGAGATCATCCGGCTGCTGAAGGGCAGCCGCGCCCGGCTGGACGCCAAGGGCGGCATGGACTGGACACCGCTGCACCTGGCCACGCGCTACGGGGACGAGCCGGTGGTCAGCGAGCTGCTGCGCTGCGGGGCCAACCCCAACACGGCCGAGAGGGCCCACTGGGCCCCCCTGCACTTCGCCGTGCTCAGGGGCTCCTTCCTCAGCGTCATCCACCTGCTGGAGTGCCGGGCCGACGTCAACGCCAGGAACAAGGTGGGCTGGACGCCGCTGCACCTGGCGGTGCTCAAGGGCAACATGGCCATCATCAAGACCCTGCTGAAGGCAGGGGCGCTGCTGGACGTGGAGGACGTCGCTGGGTGcacggccctgcagctggccGTGAGGCACCAGCGGGAGAACATCATcaccctgctgcaggaggcCGCGGGGGGCAAAGCCGGGAGCAGGACTGTGGACGAGGTGAAGgtccccagagccaggctgaTCCCAGGAAGGACAGATCTGTAAATtcaccagctctgggctttcccACAGCTTGAGCTTTCCCACGTCAGCTGTGATGCCTTAAAGCACCTTGTCCTGTCCCCTGCTGATTACAGGAAAATATTTGCCCTTTTTAATGGAAGATTTTTAAGCGTGAACACTCAGagagtaaaagaaaatgaagttatTTGATGACAAGATCTTTTCCAAGCTTGTAGAACGGTGATACTTTAGGCAGTGCTTTCCCACTGAATCCTTCCTGAGCAGGGATTTATGCACTCCCTGCTCATGCAGGCAGTGCTGAAGCTGTGCACAGCACACACACGTCTTCCACAGCTTTTATTGCTTTCATCCCATGTTTTCCTACAGAGAAAATTGGTGTAAaatggccctggcacaggtgggaATTGAATCGTGAGATTctcacctgctgctggcacagcaacGTGTCAGATTTCCTGACATCTCCTTTCTGTGACAAGAATCAAATAAAACaaggcagggaggaaaaaaatcactgctaGAGAGCATTGAAATGGATGCAGCACAGGGAACAGAAATTCCAGCGTAATCACACACGAGATCTGGCTGCTTGCAGGTCAAGCTTTGAGTCGTGTCTCTGGGGGAAATAATTCCTGGTTTCCTTCAGGAAGATGTTCCAGAGCTCGATCAGTGCTGTGAAAAACATCTTCTTGGTGGATTTGATTCCCTggtgtgcagctctgacagccctgctgtgacTCCCGAGTCCCCAAACGTGCCTGCTGGGAGGGTGACTTGTCATGGCCTTGAGCTGGGAAGAGGCTGAAATAGAAacaaacaaccccagctctgcaggggagCTGTTATTGCCTGGTAACATGAGATTAAACAGGTTAAAAACAGGGGTTAAAATACCCAACCTCTGCTAATGtagttttcattttatattaacTTAAGATATTGATGTGAATTGTATTCAAACTCAGTTTTTCGTGATGCTTTGGCACCAGAGCCTTCAGatctcatttaaaataaattgtaatGAAATGATTCATTTTTAACATTTGCCACTGGTGAAGTGGGGAGCTGGGCAGGTTATGAAATGAAATGCTAGTGACATTTTGGCTTGCAGGGAGTGTAAAAAATTGGCTTTTTTATtccaaccacaaaaaaaaaaccccaaaaatcttGGCATTTCCCTGATTTACTCACTCTTGATATTCCCTAATTTTGTCCAAGGAGGAAAGGCCTGGCTGAAGGAATTCTTGGGATGCTCAGacctccctgtgcagctccttccctgagCTTCAGCTCTATTGATTCAGCA
This genomic window from Passer domesticus isolate bPasDom1 chromosome 23, bPasDom1.hap1, whole genome shotgun sequence contains:
- the ANKK1 gene encoding ankyrin repeat and protein kinase domain-containing protein 1, coding for MGTERGGQLGSLTVFSKEDFEDEWLKVASGGFGHVYQVKHRRWRTVYAVKCSPFLLQDSSLDRTSMNCLMEEASKMEKIKFQHIVTIYGVCNSPLGIVMEYMARGSLERILPTHRMSWQLKFRVIHEMGLAMNFLHSMSPPLLHLDLKPGNVLLDGNMHVKISDFGLSKWMEQSSRMQYIESSALRGTLSYIPPEMFLQNSKPPGIKYDVYSFGIVIWEVLMQKKPYTGANMMAIIVKVAAGKRPGLELVRDDWPGECHQMVDLMKRCWDQDPKQRPSFADIPVETDVLLALIQSLVQDPENERLVRKMSHKPAISRSQQGDKEEFTFPRDTRSGGKDPQEVPLPPPHGEAGSPEELGPEELGRVQENGLTLLHLLVLQGNVARVRLLLGRGAGVNGAAGGGCTPLLLAVQRRLPELCAVLIEHGADVNAADEDGWSPLHFAAQHGDDRAVRLLLDHQARVDAQERDGWTPLHLAAQNNFENVARVLLSRQADCNTQEVDGKTALHVAACFGHVGLVKLLASQGADLERKQKNLRTPLHVAVERGKFRVVQYLLKNGISVNSLDQNHYSALHLAVVRGKYLICEKLIKYGANVELRTDKGWTPLHLASFKGHIEIIRLLKGSRARLDAKGGMDWTPLHLATRYGDEPVVSELLRCGANPNTAERAHWAPLHFAVLRGSFLSVIHLLECRADVNARNKVGWTPLHLAVLKGNMAIIKTLLKAGALLDVEDVAGCTALQLAVRHQRENIITLLQEAAGGKAGSRTVDEVKVPRARLIPGRTDL